GTGACCCTTTCCTACTTGGAAATAAATTCAAGGTGATCCTAGACCTTGAAGAGGAACGGCAGAGGCACGCACAGGATACAGCTGAAGGAGACGATGTCACCTACATgctggaaaaggagagagaaaggctgACTCAACAGGtaagcagggtggaggaatcctgACCGCATCCGCCCGGAGTAGCCTTCCTCCAGGATTCTGCAGGATGTAAATGGTCCTGCCCAGAGGAAGGCCCCTGTGGTCAAGTCTGAAAACTATTGGTTAGGCCACATGAACAGGTTTCTAACTGTGAGTGTCAGCATCTGCAGGATACAACAGCTTTCAGGAGTCTTCATCACCTCTAGAGTGCTGAGCAAATCCAGGCTCTCCTAATAACTTCTGGGACAGAGATCCTCCTGTGGTACCTCGCTCCCCAAGACCCACTTTAAGGAGCACTTAGAGCTGCAGCCCCCCAGTTCATGGGCACATGTACACACGTGCCAGAAGTGGAGGTCTCAACGCACTGCAGTGCACAGTGAGgccttctgtttcttcctctcaggTCTGACCATGGCTCACTAAACTAGTCTCTTCACACATGGAATAATCTCAGAGATGAAAAATGGGTGACAAAAAACTCCTTCCCTCTCATCCTTCTCTGTCCCTAAATAGGGAAAACAACTGAAACAACCTACATTTGTATAAAAATTAAGATTCAGCCTaactgattttcttatttttaaggcTAGAGAAAATTACTGCTGAAACTGTAAAACTTGTGGCTTTTGCAGCATGCATCACAAAATCTGGTTTGTGTAACTTTTCTGACGTCTCGATTGGTTCTAGTGCTGGGTACTCTCACAAGCCTAAAGCACAATGTTGCATCATACTCCCAGTGAGAACCCCAAGACAACAGAAGAACTAAAAGTGCCTACTGAGTTACTGGAGAACAGCCAGAGGGTGCTCCCTGGAAGCACCTGCTCTGGCGCCAGGACTTCCATGGTAGTCTTGTGTATCAGATAACTGccagccaggtcactgcacctGATCCCAGATTCACAGTCTCTCTGTTTCCTTGCTCTAATTAGAGTGGTTGTGTTTTTCTATAGCTGGAATTTGAAAAGTCCCAAGTAAAAAAATTTGAGAAAGAGCAGAAGAAGCTGTCTAGTCAGCTGGAAGAGGAACGCTCGCGCCACAAGCAGCTGTCATCCATGCTGGTGCTCGAGTGCAAGAAAGCCAGCAGCAAGGCCGCCGAGGAGGGCCAGAAGGCCGGAGAGCTGAGCCTGAAGCTGGAGAAGGAGAAGAGCCGGGTGAGCAAGCTGGAGGAAGAGCTGGCAGCCGAGCGGAAGCGGGGCCTGCAGACcgaggcacaggtggaaaagcAGTTGTCCGAGTTTGACATCGAGAGGGAACAGCTGAGAGCAAAACTGAACCGAGAGGAAAACCGGACCAAAACTCTGAAAGAAGAGATGGAAAGTTTGAAGAAGGTAGTGAAGGACCTGGAAGCCTCCCACCAGCTCCAAGGCCCACAAGGGCAGCTGAAGAAACCAGCAACCACGTCCCAAGGCACGGCAACGGAGCCGCCCATGTTAGTGTCTGTGTTTTGCCAAACAGAGAGTTTTCCAGTGGAAAAAACCCACGGGAGCAACTTAGCCAAGGTGACAAGCCCTGGGCTGCCTGGTCCTTCCAGTCCTGCTTACTCTTATGTCAAAGCCAACGGCCACTGTGACCCGGAAGCACAGACAGCCAGGGAGCCGAGCACAGGCAGTGGTGCTGAAAACCAAGTGCCTCTGTGCGAGAAGTCCGCAGCATTGGCCCAGGAGAAACCAGTGGAGAATGGCGGGTGTCCAGTGGGAACCGAGACCGTGGTGCCAGCAGCCACTCACCTCCCTTCCAGTGGGAGCTCCCTGTCTCCCAGTAGCACCGCCTCCTCCTCTCTCACATCCTCACCCTGCTCCTCACCAGTGCTCAGCAAACGCCTGCTGGGCTCGTCAGCCAGCAGCCCCGGCTATCAGTCCTCCTACCAAGTAGGGATCAACCAGCGCTTCCACGCAGCTCGACACAAATTTCAGTCCCAAGCCGATCAGGACCAACAAGCCAGTGGGCTCCAGAGCCCTCCATCCAGGGATCTGTCCCCCACCCTCCTGGACAACTTGGCCGCCAAGCAGCTGGCCCGAAACACAGTCACTCAGGTGCTCTCACGATTCACCAGCCAACAAGGGCCCATCAAGCCTGTCTCTCCCAACAGCTCTCCCTTTGGCACAGACTACCGTAACCTGGCCAGCACTTCCAGTCCCCGAGGCGACAGCAGCCACTCGCCTACTCCAGGGAAAGTGTCCAGTCCTCTGAGCCCCCTGTCTCCGGGAATCAAGTCCCCCACCATCCCCAGGGCTGAGAGAGGGAACCCTCCACCCATCCCACCCAAAAAGCCTGGCCTCACCCCTACTGCATCTGCTACTCCCCCACTGACCAAAACTCATCCGCAGGCCTCCTCTCTGGCCACCACAGAAGACCTCGCCAGCAGCTGCGCTGCCAACACCATGGTGGCCAACGGCAAGGACGTTGATATACTTTTGCCCACCAGCAGCTAGTCCCCGAGGGCAAGTCTCCACATTTGACATTCCATCCTGCTTCATCCGGAAGCTCCAAGTCAGACCATTGAGTCAGAGTGTgtatgttatttattttgatagtGGCTGAAACCATCTGTATAATGCGTTTAGTGGGTTGtacctttttgtatttttcttttttaagtagaaaCCTAGGCGTTTCAATTTTTATGGCTCCCATCTTTGTACTGAAGCTAGAAGGGCACTCAGACGTCTCAAGCTCAGCAGTTGCTGTCACGTTGTTATGGAGAAAGCTGATCGACTGGCAGGTGGTGATGTGCTGGCTGTTTGGGGACCAGCATCTCTCAACCCTCATTCTTGAATTATGCAGAAGCGATTTGTGCAGATTTTTATTCCAAATGAACATGTTCTAAAAGTGCCTGAAATAAGCCTGCCATGTGAATGTGATTTCTGCGGCAAAAACACAAAACGGATCACTGAATTGCAGAGAATGAGATCCTCTGTGAATTCTGAATGTTAAGCACCAACACTACTTTTAATCCTCTTGTCCTGTGTTTAATACAAGCTTCATGTTCTGCAGTCAGGCTGTCTCCGCAGaacaggagccctggaggtagggTGGCCTCGAGGGATTGCTGAGCTGGCAGAGCCCTGGAGCAGCCCTCCTGAGCTCCAAGCCGCTAGGGTGCTGCTTCTCTTGTCCCGTTGAAACATTCAGTCATTTCCAGTGTCCTTCATACATTCTAGAATAGAATGAAATCACCATTCAAGCATCTACTGTTGTGTAAGGAACTTCTGAGTCCGATGATATTACTTGAATAGGAAATAGTTACTTTGTATAAAAGTTTTACAGCAAAGTAGAATCTTTATGCTGTAATCAAAAAGCAATAACTTAAGATTCAGTCTTTGTAATATTATAAGTCAGAATTCTACACATGTTAACCAAATTGTTATGTTTATTCTCCTAAGCTGCCAGCACTTGTCTATATCTGTGGAACCAAATTAACTTTTGCTTAATGGAAATATTCATGTATCTGTATAGACAAATACCCCTTTACACACACTTGAATACATTAATGTTAGTGTGATTTTATGTTTGAAGTTTGCAATATACCATAAAGGACAAGTGGAATGGCACATTAAGATTACCTACCAAAGCAATGACATGTGGCTGGGATGGTGCGGAAATTCCAAACGTAGACCAGCCTGCATACAAAGGCAGAAGCAAGGCTTCATATCACAAAACCAGCTACATCAGCAGGCAACGCAGGTCACTCCCTCAGTGCCACAGAACAGCTGGAGCGGTGGGAGCTGTAGCAAACCGCAGCGCCCAAGCCCTTTTGGGAGCCCccacttcagctccagctgcttcctgtgctgcaggacttCTAGACCCAGGAGTGCCAGCTCTTCGAAGTCTTGTGAAATCCAAGTTTTCACGAGAAGCATTCTCATTTTTCAATATTAAGAACTGATTGAGGAAATGTTTAAACACAGCTAGTTAAGTAAACATTCCTGCAGCTGGATTGAGCCGCGAAGCTGCCAAGTTGTAGCCCCCTTCATTTCCAGAATTTCTCTCCTCTCATTACCATCATATCACATTTGCGTGGCCAGAAGGCTGGGGGCCTCTGGAGTGTGTGAACTGGGGTGCTGACACGGATGCAGACTGAAGCGATCACCTGCTCTTTCCAGCCAGCCTCTCCGTAAAGCGGCTGGGACCTGGTGTGCTGCAGGCCAAGGCTTGGGTGTCCTCCCGTACATTCTGCCAGCCAACATCCATCCCAGCAGCACCCACCCTGCCATAATTCAACTCTGTTTCATGTTAATCCAGTGCAagtgggcagagggagagacaggtgaTGGAAATCGATGACTAAATGATGGTAGAGTAGTATACTATTACTGACCCCACAGCCTAGGATTTGATTaaagcaaatatatttaaaatacccAGGATACCTACCAAAATGACGTAGGGAGGTGTCTGAAAGCACCCAAAGCAATCATGCATTGAGCCTGATCCCCAGGCACAACCAAAATAAGCGATGTTGATGAAGTGGTTAGCCTGAACAGGAGGGGGCTTCATTGCCCCGTTAGTACCTCTCTCGCTTTATGTGGTAATCTTTAAAGTTGCATGTGCTCTTCCTTTGTTTCTGGgttagattttatatatatatatatatatatatacatatatatatatatatataaaatgagaaagaaaaaataagaacgTTTATTTCTTAGGAAGTACACTGAACAATGTATTTCTTTTACAGTGTAACTTGGGGGTGGGAATATGCAAGAGAGATGTGTATTTTTGCTAGTTGCCTATCTTCTGATATGAACAAGCACAATCCTGCAATGGATCCAATAATCCAGTTAGATATAGGTTAGTATTTAAGTTTGCTGTagattgtgtatgtgtgcgtgtgtgtgctagGAAAAACTCCCAGGATTTGCAGCTTTGATATTAACCCATGATGAGAAAGCTGTGTATGATAATGATGTACAACATGTAACACAGGCATTAACTGTTAGTCATTAATATTTGTAAAGCCAAATGTACCATGCAGAAATCTTCAATTTTTTATAGCAAACTACATTAAAACAAGTTAAATCATCCCTGTCTGGGGGAGAAGAGTCTTGTTTATACAAAACTGAGATTATTGTGCAATTTGGGCATATTTTCCTGAGGAAGGAATGGGTGGGTGGTTTAGTGGGAGCACTTGATCATGGCATTGAAGCACCAAGTGAAGTCTATGGACCCATCCAGAGtaaacccctcccctccccaccctgcttaACTGGAGCATTGGTTTTCCTGAGAGCTGGAAAAACCCTTTCCAGGATTCCAATCTAATTTTAAAGCCATTTGGGGGTTCTGGACATTTTGAGAAGCTGAAAGAAGCCAGAAGATTCCATCCTCAGAGAAAAGAATATGTCTATgtgcttcccaggctgcaggggccctggcgctGCCCGGGACTGCAGGGACCCTGGCTTAGAGTGTCCGATCAGGCCCCGCCCTCTCATTGCACATTAGCTCATGTCCCCAGCTTCTGGCGAGTGCTGCTGCATGGCTGTCTGCAGACACAGCTGTGAGCAGACAACAGCACTTGGAAAAATCCTTCGATGTACAAAAGATGGCCAAACAGTGTGGTGGCTTACACATCTTAGATTTCAAGCATCCAAAACAGTTAATGATCATTTCAACAAACACTGGCCGTTTGCGTTTTCCCATAACAGCCTCAACTGTCAGTGGCCCTGCCTTGtcagtgtgtttgtgtgggtTTTACAAAGATGACTGTTGCTCAGTACTTGCAACAGAATTCCAACTGTCTCGAACTGCTGGCTTCAGAGAGGGATGCATTTTCCCAATGATGAGTCAGAGGGCATCATGACTTGTTCCACAGCAGTCATTTCTAACTTAACTGCTACTGCGCCAGTTGAGAGAACTTGAGAGCCTGTCCATCCGTTTGCATGTCAGTGGCCAGCTCATTGCTAGAAGCAAAATGAGGACAGAGACGGGGGTAGCCATTTTCAAACCACTGAATACAACCTGGGAAACCTGCCAGAAATAAAGATTCCTGGGGATTCAGGACCCACCGTTTTAGAGAATCAGTGCTTCACCTGTTTGTTATTTGCCTCTGTCCCAAAGAAACCTGAGCTCCTAAAACTCATGTACAACAAGGTCAACAACACACAGAGGCGAGAGCGCCTCCTTGGGCTCCCAGCTCCCGGGCGAATGGCTTCACCTGTACACGATCTTCCCAGTCCCCACCTGGCTGCTGTCAGCTCCCAGCAGCCAGTGCActgaggaggtggtggaggactAGAGAGATTTACACAAGGGCCCTTAGCAAGTGACAGCGGGACTTAAACCAGTCGAAAGACAATGCTACAACAAACATCAAGATCTTAGCCAGCTTTATGTGCAAGTCTAGAATTCCATGAAAGCAGAGTGAGTGTTCAGATGGGCGGAGCCCGATGAGCAGGTTTTCAGGCTGAAGACAACAGCCACACCAGAGAGCAGGCTGGTTGCTTCCGTGTGGGGACTGAGAGAACAATCGAGAAATGGCTGATTGGTTAAGCCCGGGCTTCTGTTTTGGTAAGGGTGAAAACAGAGGGTCCTCCATGATTCTGCTGGGTAAAGCTGGTCTAGTTGGGAGATGTTGAGCTGTCTCCTGCCCACCCTGAGTGTCAGATACAGGTCATTTCATTGGGTTCGGTTTTTTGGTTACTTTGGTCTGTGTGGCCCTGGTGCAGGAGGCTCAGTGAGCGACTCAGAAGTCCAAGGTGGGGCTCGAGGTGAGTCTGAAGCTAGAGCAagtcccagaagccctgctgcACACAGCACAGCCCCGCCCGCAGTGAAGACTTGGATGAAAGAGCTTGCAGACTCGCCTAAGCCTTGAGACCTCAGTCCTCTGACAGAAGCAAAAACATCTTAATGAAttctcctccacccctcccccaagggtcTGGAGATGAGTCAGAAAGCCAGGGAGCTATTAAGACAAGAGGCAAGTTCAAACCCATTCCTTGCCCTCAGGGTACTCTTAGTCTAGCTAGGGAAGCAATACCTCAAACAGTTACAGGGCCGGGATTCCACAGGAAAGCCACCGGGAGGGACTGGCCAGCCCCTTCTTGGTGGCTCTGAGGGGACAGGGCTGTTGGTGGGCAGGAAAAAGGCTGGCTAGAAAGGAGCTGAGGTCTTCACCGCAGAGTGGTGCTTTCCTGGACCTGCATGACTCTAGAGTGAGGTCAGAGATGGTGGCATCAGGAGTCCTCAAGAACTGGGGACCCTTGTGAGGACTGACAGACACCGGGCCGTCTGCTGGGGCTGGTAGAAGGAGCCCCCAGACACAACTGTGCAGGTTGACCTAGGACCCAGCCACCAAAATGCCACATTCCCCATCAGCTTCCTCTCATCCCCCGAGCCCTTGGGCACAACCTCTCAGACCCTGTAAGCAGGCAAGGAAGTGAGAACTGAGCGCTGAAAGCTATCGCCCAAGTCTTCAGGACACACTTGCAAGTGACTTCCTCCCTTGGGGGCTCTAGGAGCAGCTTCTGGCTGTAGAGTCAGTGTTTTCGTTGGACCACTGGGCACTGTCCCCACACCGGACCCTGCTTAGCCCTGAGGAATTCCCAGGCAGTGTGTCAGCATGAGCCACATCATCTGCAGGAGTCCTTACTGCACCAAGAATCCTGCTTCCCAGCACAGGCACTTAGTGGTGCCAGCAAGTGCTGGGGCTGCTGCCGGCCACCATACAGGAGCTGCCTACTTGGCAGCCAGTGTCAGTGCGGACACTTGCCCATCCTGCCCAGCTCCCGCTCAGTGTATATGTCCCCCTTGTCCCAAATCGAAAGACTTCTTACGTTCATCCCAACTTCAAGACCTCTGGTCGACTTGGCAGCGGCCTTGGATCCAGACCCTGTGCCTGGCAGCTTCCCCTTTGCTTCCCCCTTCGCCTGAGGTATGGATCCCCGCAACAATGCCAGCCCAGCCTCCTGTCTGTCCCCGGTGCCCACCCCCGAGTCCACACTGTTCTCGGCTAAGGCCCCTGACAGAAGGAGGACACACTCTGTCCCTCTCCGAGGCCTGAGCTTTCAGCCAGGCTCGCTGCGCACGGGACTTACTAGCGCACTCACCACATGAGGTCATTGAAGCTTGCTGGACACAGGAAGCTCCCCTCCAAGCAGTCCTGGCAGTCTAGGTACCTCTCCGCTCTGGTTTTCAAGTCCCTACTTCTGCCACTGGAAACCCCGAAGCCTCAGGACAGCAGCGACACATTGGTAGTTTCCAACACTTGTTTGGGGCACACATGTGGACTCAGCTGTGAAGCCACAGCTTGGAGCAGCTGTGTATCCTTGTCACCACACATCAgaatgtgtgggtcaggtcaccTGCTCCCATGCCTGCACCCCTGCacgacctgctgggaggcagcagaagacagcccgtGTACAAGGGTGCCTGTCCCACACAGCGgatacctgggtggaattcccagctctttgccttggcctggcccagcccaggctgctatGGGGCATCTGGAGAGGAATTCAATATATACTCTGCCTATCAAgcgaaatgaaaacaaatcttgtaaaaacaaaacactctTTGGCTGCCAACCTTGTCCCTAAGGGAGGGTCCCCAGTGGCTAAAGCCAGTCTGACTGCCTCATCCGGCCCTAGCTTGGATCTTCACCCTGCTGCCCCATGTGCCTGCCACACCTGTCTCCACAAAATCCTTGGCCTTATGTCCCCAAACAGGTTTGCTGCAGTGAGGGTGGCAATGGGACCCCATTGGCTAGATCCTCCCTCAGCTCACCTTGCTCCACCCCGCGGAGCCCACAAGCCCCCTGTTTGCTGGTGAGCTCATCACTTGCCACACCTGGGGGTGCAGGAGAGGCCTCCCCATCTACCTCCTCCCCCTACCACCACTCTCCAGCCGCCACTGCGCCCCCTCCCGGGTCTGCTTGTGCATCAGAGCAGATCGCTGAGAAGATCCTGGTCCAGGGGCAGCTTTGAGTGGTGGGGTGGTTTGGGGGTGGCGCCCACCGCACATACAGGcctcttcttcctgtttgccctcctccccctcccagccGCGGGGAGCCAGTGCCGCcaccgcaggcacacacaagGCCCCATTCAGAGCCCAGTTCCCTTCTGCCCGCGCCCCCATCTTGGCATGGCTCTCGCCTTGCTCTCTATGTGGGCCTTATTCTCCCCATGGGAAagctctgctccctgccctcacttccccccaaccccacccctccccacacacccacattcctctcctgctggccctctgggagctggcaggCCCAGCTGGCTTGGCAGGCGGGACCGGGCACAGAACACTGGGAGTCGTGTCCCACAGGTGTTTGCTGCTGTTGGGTCTGCGCAGGCGCTGGGCCATGCTGtgggcacacaccacacacagagcACAGTGTGGAGTCTGCTTCACACAGCTTACTAAGGGCTGAAATTTATTGTACTCACAGAGGTAACACTTTACCCGGGTGCCCCGGCAGGTGTCTCAAATGGGTGGGCAAGTGAAGGAACCTCTGCTGGCCCCGACCTGGGCATCACAGGGTGGACCTCCCCcttggggaggggagaccccTGGCACAGAAGCACTCCCTGCGTGGCAAGGCGCTGCGGGTTGGCAGGGGCAGCTTCACCCGTGGGTGTTGTGATTCCCGGGCCGGCGCCCCCCCATCCCCttcccaggacagcagctggCCAGGCCGGCGCCTCCCGCGGGCAGCCCCGCCCGGCTGCGGCACGCCGACCCGCGGGCGCCCCCTGCTGTCCGCGGCGCGGCCACCACCTCAGCCGTCAGGCAAGGTCAGGTCCGCGGCCCGCGAGCCGCAGGTGGATCGGAGACCCGCAGCACGGCAGCCTTCTCTCGTGGAAGAGGTCAGAGGAGCGTGCTTTGCACATGCTTCTGGTGAACGTTCCGAGAGCAAATCCAAAACTTAAACCCCGGCGGGCAGGCGTTTGGCAGAGCTGTTGGGACACAGAGACCATCGCCCCatagctgagtccctgctgctccacttcttgctGGTGTGGACGCTGGAGAAACAGCAGGGATGGGCCTGATGGGCATGTGAGAACTGGATCGACCTGCCCGTTCCTGGCTTCATCCGGGTTCCGGGCCATTGCTGGCAttggggggagtgagccagcaagcgGATCTCTGCCTCGCTTTCACCCTCTCCTGTTTGTGCCTGTTGTctatcctacacacacacacacacacacacacacacaccttctcaggttaaataaaattttaaggaaaagccCCCTCAATAAGCGAAAGCTGTTAGTGCACTTCAGGCAGCACTGAGAGCATTGGACGTGCGGTGGATGCTTCCTAAATGTTATAATCAGCCTGGAAAAGCTCTGGCACCCTTGGTTGATTCATTCACCCATTTAATTCAGCTTCTGAACCGTCTTGCTTTTCCTATGCTGTTGATGCTGTAAGTCAGCAGGAGGCAGtgggaggaaaagcaggagagcGTGATGGTTGGAATGCATGCGGAGAGCTGGGGCAGAGGAACAAGCTAAGTCAGCACCCTGGTGCGGGGGAAGAGGGACTGTAGATGCTGGTGGGAGAGGCAGGCATGAAACACAAGGTCACGTGGAACCAGCTGTGGCTGCACTGGTAACCCCAGCGAGGTCGGGAAGGATCGCAGGGAGGTGACATCAGTGCTGGTCTTCAAGGAGGGGCAGATGCTCCCAGGCAAGGAGGGGTGTCCTACAAGGCTACGATCTGCCAACAAGCCTGAAggggctggtggcctgggaactGTGTGAGGAAGCACACGGCTGCCTGGGAAGGAGCCCACTCGGCGCTGAGCCGCAGTGAGCCGGCCTGGCGGGGAACAGAGACGTCTGCACTAGGAAGCCAAGGAGATTCGAAGGTCTTGAGTGGGCATTTTGGCACATCAGGTTAATCTGCCGCTTATGATTGCCTATGGCAGTgccccatatggcaccagttccaAGTCCTGGCTATGCCACTTCTGACCAGTCTCCTGCCGATACAcgcgggaaagcagcggaagttggcccaagtgcttgagcccacaGGGAAggcctgcatggagttccaggctcctagttgcagtctggcccaaccctggttgttgcagccttctggggaatggatcagcagatggaaaatttgttttctccctctcttgctgtaactccccaaaaaactttttttaaaagggaaagtttcgagcttttaattgatcgggatgatactctgctggctctgccttcagaccagagagggtatacctaagaagccgttgaacttgactggacaataagatgctggactctgtgtttggtatatgcttgcaatgggggaatctcaactgaacttgaactgtggttatgcaacaaggtggaggaatccaccatggtgggagggtttggggaggggtggggagaacccaagtacctatgaaactgtgtcacataatacaatgtaattaatgaattaaaaatttaaaaaagagagaaaaaataaaaaagggaaagtTTCAAGGTGCATCACCAGTGAGGTCCCGTCCAAATCCTATAGTGCCCAAACAATGTGGTCATATGGCCTTATAAAATTTGTAAATATACTGTTTTTTAAGAAGGCTTTACATAGAGAAGTAGAGAATtagagggagagctcttccacccattAGTTCACccccccagatggttgcaatggccagtgctggaccaggaagaagccaagagcttcattcaagtcttccacatgagcacaggggcccaaacactcagtGCTTTccccgggccattagcagggagctggatctgaagtgaagcaaccaggtcATGGACTagccctatatgggatgctggccacccaggcagcagctttatgctATGCTGCAGCGTCTCATCTGTGATGAGTAGTCTAGGAGGGGTGGCTACATGCATTTTTGGAATTCAGCTATGGGTAAATTGAGGAGCTGGGATTTAGCATAGCAATTAAGATGTCAGGTTGGGATAtctatatcccatatcagagtgcagggTTCAAGCCCAAGCTCCACCTCCATTGCCGGCTTGCTGCTAAGCAAGCCCATGGAGGCAGCATGGGGTGGCTCACCTACTtcagtccctgacacccatgtaggagacccagaatgagttccagggttcctggctttggtctggcccaggcctggctgctataggctcttggagagtgaaccagcaggtggttaGAGTCTCTTTACCTTGTAAATCAGCAAATTAATGAAAGATAAGTTGAATGGAGgggggatcttttttttttcttgcctttcatTATAGCCTGGGAGACTATCTTTTGAGCAGTGTGAGTCATGTCATTTGCAATCACTTGCATGGGTGCTCAAGCTTGTGCTAGCCTTGTCACTTTAGGAGTAGCTTCCAGAAGTGCTCCTAGCAGCACTATACTCCCTCAGCTGATGGACTGATACAAAGATTGTATTTTATGAATACGACCTCTGGCACTGGCGCTAACAGTGAAGTGGGGAAGTGGGGAAGAAAGAAGGGTTTCAAAATGAAGAGTAACAACTTGTGTCTAGAAGgttgttccagcttcctgtgcaaTTCAGCCCATGTAGGATGGCTTCCAAGAAAAAGGCTGGGagaaggctacaacacctgtgggcctcatgtgagctagatcagagaaaagccaggctgggctgactgttcctactggtgcaagcataaatcagagagggcaagggttggttgggctttgccgcagcatcagctggcagagactggcactgggggctaattctgtcaagttaaactgcagaatcacctggagagtgcatgatccgggagtgggagtggcccagtagggaaatagtgggcacttccctcttgggctaccactcccactggagagcatgaaaaccaggcctggggcagaagtgactagacagagagtggtacctgccagcatgtgtgtgggctggatagtagggctggttaggctgaactaggcttcaatgtccagtAACATaaataagagctgaatgggaagtgggacagattgaacaagtctgcggtacatactggcaaacatgggaaccaagACAGGGGGCGGgctggtggaggttatggggagttgccccgactaggctacagctccctctggtttgcatgagggccgagtgtgaagCAGACAGAAttaggcttgactgcaacacccattgttccGTGTGGAAGaaaggtctggaaacagaactgacccagcaattgcagccacaagcatatgcataagctgattggggcgacagactgtgccaaaccctgcactggcaagtacacacatgaatcaggtctgggatcactccgaagaagtttctttggggatccctccaactgaactgctgatctcagaaccccaaccatgaagaggctatgtcagcctgtggattctgaagagatttcatcaagcttggaatggcgagactggcagcaattcagaactgatgaactatcaaaactacttgagcaggacccttggagcatgcaccccattggggacctgggatgggtgggaggc
This window of the Ochotona princeps isolate mOchPri1 chromosome 2, mOchPri1.hap1, whole genome shotgun sequence genome carries:
- the CTTNBP2NL gene encoding CTTNBP2 N-terminal-like protein, translated to MNLEKLSKPELLTLFSILEGELEARDLVIEALKAQHRDTFIEERYGKYNISDPLMALQRDFETLKEKNDGEKQPVCTNPLSILKMVIKQCKNMQERMLSQLAAAESRHRKVILDLEEERQRHAQDTAEGDDVTYMLEKERERLTQQLEFEKSQVKKFEKEQKKLSSQLEEERSRHKQLSSMLVLECKKASSKAAEEGQKAGELSLKLEKEKSRVSKLEEELAAERKRGLQTEAQVEKQLSEFDIEREQLRAKLNREENRTKTLKEEMESLKKVVKDLEASHQLQGPQGQLKKPATTSQGTATEPPMLVSVFCQTESFPVEKTHGSNLAKVTSPGLPGPSSPAYSYVKANGHCDPEAQTAREPSTGSGAENQVPLCEKSAALAQEKPVENGGCPVGTETVVPAATHLPSSGSSLSPSSTASSSLTSSPCSSPVLSKRLLGSSASSPGYQSSYQVGINQRFHAARHKFQSQADQDQQASGLQSPPSRDLSPTLLDNLAAKQLARNTVTQVLSRFTSQQGPIKPVSPNSSPFGTDYRNLASTSSPRGDSSHSPTPGKVSSPLSPLSPGIKSPTIPRAERGNPPPIPPKKPGLTPTASATPPLTKTHPQASSLATTEDLASSCAANTMVANGKDVDILLPTSS